The Huiozyma naganishii CBS 8797 chromosome 1, complete genome genome window below encodes:
- the PHO85 gene encoding cyclin-dependent serine/threonine-protein kinase PHO85 (similar to Saccharomyces cerevisiae PHO85 (YPL031C); ancestral locus Anc_8.482), with protein sequence MSSSSQFKQLEKLGNGTYATVYKGLNKTTGVYVALKEVKLDSEEGTPSTAIREISLMKELKHDNIVRLYDVIHTENKLTLVFEYMDNDLKKYMDSRIVGNTPRGLELHLVKYFQWQLLEGLAFCHENKILHRDLKPQNLLINKKGQLKLGDFGLARAFGIPVNTFSSEVVTLWYRAPDVLMGSRTYSTSIDIWSCGCILAEMITGKPLFLGSNDEEQLKLIFDTMGTPNEATWPGVTSLPKYNANFQQRLPKDLKMILQPYCESPLDDTVIDLLHGLLQLNPDMRLSAKQALHHPWFAEYYQ encoded by the coding sequence atgtcgtcgtcgtctcaGTTTAAGCAGCTGGAGAAGCTCGGGAACGGGACGTATGCAACAGTTTACAAAGGTCTGAACAAGACCACGGGCGTGTACGTCGCCTTGAAGGAGGTCAAGCTAGACTCTGAGGAGGGCACACCCTCCACGGCGATCAGGGAGATTTCACTAATGAAGGAGCTGAAGCACGATAATATCGTCCGGCTGTACGACGTTATCCACACGGAGAACAAGCTCACGCTCGTGTTCGAGTACATGGAtaacgatttgaagaagtacatGGACTCGAGGATTGTGGGGAACACCCCACGCGGACTGGAACTCCACTTAGTTAAGTACTTCCAATGGCAACTGCTAGAGGGACTGGCGTTCTGCCACGAGAACAAGATCCTACACAGGGATCTCAAACCGCAGAACTTGctcatcaacaagaagggCCAACTCAAGTTGGGAGATTTTGGGCTCGCAAGGGCGTTCGGGATCCCCGTCAACACGTTCTCGAGCGAGGTGGTCACGCTTTGGTACAGGGCACCGGACGTGCTCATGGGGTCCAGAACTTACTCGACCTCGATCGATATTTGGTCCTGCGGGTGCATCCTCGCAGAGATGATAACGGGGAAACCACTGTTCTTGGGTAGCAACGATGAGGAACAACTGAAACTCATCTTCGACACCATGGGGACTCCGAACGAGGCCACATGGCCTGGGGTCACCTCGCTCCCCAAGTACAACGCCAACTTCCAGCAACGGCTCCCAAAGGACCTCAAGATGATACTACAACCTTACTGCGAGTCCCCGCTAGACGACACGGTTATCGACTTGCTTCATGGCTTGCTGCAGTTGAACCCAGATATGAGACTCAGCGCAAAGCAGGCTTTGCACCACCCTTGGTTCGCAGAGTACTACCagtaa
- the SKS1 gene encoding putative serine/threonine protein kinase SKS1 (similar to Saccharomyces cerevisiae VHS1 (YDR247W) and SKS1 (YPL026C); ancestral locus Anc_8.477) — protein MLRNCQINGFRILNHVGSGAYGLVLHVEEIATGRQLAMKIILKRTLSSVAKRGTKRNDLMMNTLLTYLQTHDNVLNFPCVDLDSIHNITNEQLADVPHYRELQLHLRVNTHPNIVTIHQVLESPLATCIVMDYYEKDLFTAIAEEGHFAKDGLLIKKVMLQLCSALEHCSRANVFHCDLKPENILLDSNDNVYLCDFGLATHSDILEPNVCIGSSYYMAPERISQGDSFLMYPTLKGDIWSLGILLVNLTCIRNPWSKAHHLEDKTFAHFLKNQSILQTILPISDELLVLLKKVLKLNPFARIGLTQLREEIGAIRSFTKEGPLTRCRAVQKRSTIQTIQSPHLSDIFSIYSDAQTTTTTSCESDTDSLQKQPTGNYLHEPSAYNRGPSDVVRNNLLQFQLNVSTQQRIPNTVSYCNKSPF, from the coding sequence ATGTTGAGAAACTGCCAAATAAATGGGTTCAGGATCCTGAACCATGTTGGGTCAGGGGCGTACGGCCTGGTGCTGCACGTCGAGGAAATCGCCACGGGCAGACAACTCGCCATGAAGATTATTTTGAAGCGTACGCTTTCGAGTGTCGCGAAGCGGGGGACCAAAAGGAACGATCTAATGATGAACACGCTGCTGACGTACCTCCAGACACACGACAACGTGCTGAACTTCCCCTGCGTGGACCTGGACTCGATACACAACATCACAAACGAACAACTGGCAGATGTGCCTCACTACAGAGAGTTGCAACTGCACCTCAGGGTCAACACCCATCCAAACATCGTCACGATCCACCAGGTGTTGGAATCCCCTCTGGCGACTTGTATTGTCATGGATTACTACGAAAAGGATCTGTTTACGGCAATCGCGGAGGAGGGTCACTTCGCTAAGGACGGTCTGCTCATAAAGAAGGTCATGCTCCAGTTGTGCTCCGCGTTAGAGCACTGCTCCCGTGCGAACGTCTTCCACTGCGATCTCAAGCCAGAGAATATACTGCTCGACTCAAACGATAACGTCTACTTGTGCGATTTCGGACTCGCCACACACTCCGATATACTGGAACCAAACGTGTGTATTGGTTCCTCGTACTACATGGCCCCAGAGAGGATCTCTCAGGGGGACAGCTTCCTCATGTACCCAACACTAAAGGGTGACATCTGGTCTTTGGGGATTCTCCTGGTAAACCTCACGTGTATCAGAAACCCTTGGTCCAAAGCACATCATTTAGAGGACAAGACTTTTGCCCATTTCCTCAAAAACCAAAGTATCTTGCAGACGATACTACCCATATCCGATGAACTGCTCgtcttgttgaaaaaagtgcTCAAGTTGAACCCGTTCGCGAGAATTGGACTAACACAGTTGAGGGAGGAGATTGGAGCTATCCGGTCCTTCACAAAAGAGGGTCCCCTAACGCGTTGTCGGGCCGTCCAGAAGAGGTCGACCATCCAAACAATTCAGAGTCCCCACCTAAGTGATATATTCAGCATCTACAGCGACGCACAAACGACCACGACGACATCTTGCGAGTCTGACACAGACAGTTTGCAGAAACAACCCACGGGCAACTATCTCCATGAACCCAGCGCGTACAATAGGGGCCCCAGTGACGTTGTGAGGAACAACCTGCTGCAATTCCAGCTGAACGTCTCAACGCAGCAGCGGATCCCGAATACGGTATCATACTGCAACAAATCACCCTTCTAA
- the MET12 gene encoding methylenetetrahydrofolate reductase (NAD(P)H) MET12 (similar to Saccharomyces cerevisiae MET12 (YPL023C); ancestral locus Anc_8.474) produces MSIKRLYDEKAGTSISLEFFPPKTESGRTNLLERIGRMSALEPTFITVTWGAGGTTADKTLELAAVIAKAHPHIAVCMHLTCTNMEPHIIDAALERCKENGIRNILALRGDPPLELNHGDAYGYFRHAIDLVRYIKQRHGDYFCIGVAGYPEGHYNVMDEDEQDPVRDLEYLKMKIDAGAQFVITQLFYDVEKFLDFEKMFRDQVSQEVAVFPGLMPINSFMLFNRAAKLSHAEIPKHILDRFPEEIQLDDDLVKQVGVQVLIEIIDQIYERTEGRIRCFHLYTLNLEKAIAQIVSQSPILGHLIEDKSEGDINLEQEGANDGLVPKPGNDNAPIDTDRDVILVDDINDNMDLDSDVRKRRRRSSVRSADVLMNRTTVDKYQTGSSLDTNDNNMPSKKFLISISKGSGTLGRDATWDEFPNGRFGDSRSPAYGEIDGYGPTLKVSNKKAYELWGQPLSIKDLKDIFIKYLEGSIDALPWYDQGLSPETALIQEELIMLNLRGYLTLASQPATNASRSSDKIFGWGPRQGVVYQKAFVEMFVYKPQWENVLKPKLDHYGRRVVSYYVGDAAKHFDTNLDLGSSNVVTWGVFPNSQIIQTTRIEEESFKAWRDEAFSIWSEWAKLFPRNTPTNSFLKQIHSDYCLVSIVHHEFIEPDELWEILLD; encoded by the coding sequence ATGTCTATCAAGAGACTGTACGATGAGAAAGCTGGGACGTCGATATCTCTGGAGTTCTTCCCGCCCAAGACCGAGTCCGGGAGGACCAATTTGCTCGAGCGTATTGGGCGGATGAGTGCGCTGGAGCCGACGTTTATCACTGTGACGTGGGGGGCTGGCGGTACCACTGCGGATAAGACGCTTGAGCTGGCTGCTGTGATTGCGAAGGCGCATCCGCACATCGCCGTGTGCATGCACCTCACTTGCACGAATATGGAACCGCACATTATCGATGCGGCGTTGGAACGGTGCAAAGAGAATGGGATTCGAAACATCTTGGCCCTGCGCGGGGACCCGCCGCTTGAGCTGAACCATGGCGACGCCTACGGCTATTTCAGACACGCTATAGACCTTGTACGGTACATCAAGCAGCGGCACGGCGACTACTTCTGCATTGGCGTTGCTGGGTACCCTGAGGGTCACTACAATGTGATGGACGAGGATGAACAGGACCCGGTACGCGACCtggagtacttgaagatgaagatcGATGCCGGTGCGCAGTTTGTCATCACGCAGCTGTTCTACGACGTCGAGAAGTTTTTGGACTTTGAGAAGATGTTTAGAGATCAAGTGTCGCAGGAGGTTGCTGTGTTCCCAGGTCTGATGCCCATCAACTCGTTCATGCTATTTAATAGAGCCGCGAAGTTGTCCCACGCGGAGATCCCAAAACACATTCTAGATAGATTTCCGGAGGAAATTCAACTCGATGACGATCTGGTAAAGCAAGTCGGTGTACAAGTATTGATAGAAATTATAGACCAAATTTACGAAAGAACGGAGGGGAGGATTCGGTGTTTCCATTTGTACACGTTGAATCTGGAGAAGGCGATCGCCCAGATCGTATCGCAATCTCCGATTTTAGGACACCTGATAGAGGACAAGAGTGAAGGCGATATAAATTTGGAACAAGAGGGTGCCAATGATGGACTGGTACCAAAACCCGGTAATGATAACGCACCCATAGATACAGACAGAGATGTGATACTCGTAGACGACATCAACGATAACATGGACCTGGACAGTGATGTGCGCAAAAGGAGGAGACGATCCAGTGTACGATCTGCGGACGTCCTGATGAATAGAACCACTGTTGACAAGTACCAAACAGGGTCGTCGTTGGACaccaacgacaacaacatgCCCTCCAAAAAATTCTTAATCTCGATATCGAAGGGGTCCGGTACTTTGGGTCGTGATGCCACGTGGGATGAGTTCCCTAACGGCCGGTTTGGTGACTCCCGTTCTCCAGCGTACGGTGAAATCGACGGGTATGGTCCCACGTTGAAAGTAAGCAACAAAAAGGCGTATGAACTATGGGGCCAACCGCTGAGcatcaaagatttgaaggacATTTTCATCAAGTATCTGGAGGGTTCTATAGACGCCCTGCCCTGGTATGACCAAGGATTATCACCGGAGACCGCTTTGATTCAGGAGGAGCTGATCATGCTTAATCTGCGAGGGTACCTAACTTTAGCGTCGCAACCTGCGACAAACGCATCGAGGAGTTCTGACAAGATATTCGGTTGGGGCCCACGTCAAGGTGTCGTGTACCAGAAGGCGTTTGTGGAGATGTTTGTTTATAAACCGCAGTGGGAAAACGTGTTGAAGCCGAAATTGGACCACTACGGCCGCCGTGTGGTCAGTTACTACGTTGGCGACGCTGCGAAGCATTTCGACACAAACCTGGACTTGGGGAGCTCCAATGTCGTCACGTGGGGTGTGTTCCCGAACAGCCAGATCATACAAACAACTCGCATCGAGGAGGAGTCCTTTAAGGCGTGGAGGGACGAGGCATTCAGCATATGGTCAGAATGGGCCAAACTTTTCCCTCGTAACACGCCGACGAAcagttttttgaaacagataCATTCTGACTACTGCTTAGTGTCCATAGTACATCACGAATTTATCGAACCGGACGAATTATGGGAAATACTGTTGGATTGA
- the ERG10 gene encoding acetyl-CoA C-acetyltransferase (similar to Saccharomyces cerevisiae ERG10 (YPL028W); ancestral locus Anc_8.479) yields the protein MSQNVYIVAATRTPLGSFQGCLSSKTAVELGTIALQGALERVPQLNREKDFDEIYFGNVMSANLGQAPARQVALQAGVGNHIVDATVNKVCASSMKAVIMGAQSIMCGCADVVIAGGCESMSNVPYYAPAARNGARFGDATLVDGIQRDGLNDAYDGLAMGVHGEKCARDWDITREDQDEFAIESYQRAQAAENAGKFKTEIVPVTIKGTRGKTDTIVDKDEEPFRLNAERLRSARTVFQKDNGTLTAANSSPINDGAAVLILVSEAKLKEHNLTPLARIRGWGEAAHHPADFTWAPSLAVPKALKHAGLSSVDDVDFYEFNEAFSVVGVANPKILKLNKDKVNVYGGAVALGHPLGCSGARIIVTLLSVLTQEKGKLGVAAICNGGGGASSIVIEKL from the coding sequence ATGTCCCAGAACGTTTACATTGTTGCTGCCACGAGAACCCCATTGGGATCTTTCCAAGGGTGTCTGTCGTCGAAGACGGCTGTTGAATTGGGTACGATTGCGCTGCAAGGTGCCCTGGAGCGTGTGCCTCAATTGAACAGGGAGAAGGACTTCGACGAGATCTACTTTGGGAACGTCATGTCTGCCAACCTGGGCCAGGCTCCCGCAAGACAGGTTGCCCTGCAGGCCGGTGTTGGTAACCACATTGTCGACGCTACCGTGAACAAAGTCTGTGCTTCGAGTATGAAGGCCGTGATTATGGGTGCGCAGTCGATCATGTGTGGGTGCGCAGACGTTGTCATTGCCGGTGGGTGTGAATCCATGTCGAACGTGCCTTACTACGCCCCCGCGGCAAGAAACGGTGCACGGTTTGGTGACGCGACGCTCGTGGACGGGATTCAAAGAGACGGGTTGAACGACGCCTACGACGGGTTGGCCATGGGTGTCCATGGGGAGAAGTGTGCCCGCGACTGGGATATCACGCGTGAGGATCAGGACGAGTTCGCCATCGAGTCGTACCAGAGGGCACAGGCTGCCGAGAACGCTGGGAAGTTTAAGACCGAGATCGTGCCAGTGACCATCAAGGGTACCAGGGGTAAGACGGACACCATCGTCGACAAGGACGAAGAGCCCTTCCGTTTGAACGCGGAAAGACTGAGATCCGCCAGAACCGTCTTCCAGAAGGACAACGGGACGTTGACCGCCGCGAACTCCTCCCCAATCAACGACGGTGCCGCTGTGCTGATTTTGGTCTCAGAGGCgaaattgaaggaacaCAACTTGACACCTTTGGCCCGCATCAGAGGCTGGGGTGAGGCTGCTCACCATCCAGCGGACTTCACATGGGCACCAAGTCTGGCTGTCCCCAAGGCTTTGAAACACGCTGGGTTGAGCAGTGTCGACGATGTTGACTTCTACGAGTTCAACGAAGCCTTCTCCGTCGTTGGTGTGGCAAACCCaaagatcttgaagttgaacaaggacaaaGTTAACGTTTATGGTGGTGCCGTGGCCCTTGGCCATCCGCTAGGTTGTTCCGGTGCAAGAATTATCGTTACATTGTTGTCCGTTCTGACTCAAGAGAAGGGTAAGCTTGGTGTCGCTGCTATCTGTaacggtggtggtggtgcaTCCTCCATCGTTATCGAGAAATTGTAA
- the TRM44 gene encoding tRNA (uracil) methyltransferase (similar to Saccharomyces cerevisiae YPL030W; ancestral locus Anc_8.481): MGRSSAALHTDGFVSIAGRASVLGPAWVGMYATGEPPAATVPFEKSHFERAMLYLFREPNINSTAILRADILSERDYGEEGGSEVREDPPAEVPAVQDPDVKLVNVDDTKLKEVNVAPELQFRNKIEIVRRIIPRNPYKDALINQTCLILNSSEHPGSSLVVYTPHLSSSEQCPFYIPHTLAVGILLHEGVLSVHYIPFDTEADRVLLKDEANRVVRTAYRLLQTSFKHSRGVQQGYEKKVNHDQVVDKVKFQDRYTNLKKRHSKFLVENWVESTDPKKHVFEDIGIAAFLIEFWISTYGDNFKDTVQFRDIGCGNGVLVYILISEGIKGHGIDARHRKSWXIYPQEVKNCLKEKVIVPSVLLRPHPEVRKRMPQLQHNGGMFPVKVAHEVIAPATIVYSSEDLLRSPQVDTAEYPENTFIIGNHSDEMTCWIPLLGFPFVVIPCCSHNLAGERVRYYNKSKRDMAKVKNSTYAGLVAHVEELAKSVGWDVQKEMLRIPSTRNTALIGVHNEKASQFPTREVYDVLLQEGGANGWIQNTMALMKRVPRSH; encoded by the coding sequence ATGGGGAGGAGTTCTGCTGCACTGCACACGGACGGGTTTGTGTCGATTGCCGGGCGGGCGAGCGTGCTGGGCCCCGCGTGGGTCGGGATGTACGCTACTGGGGAGCCTCCAGCGGCGACGGTGCCCTTCGAGAAGTCACACTTCGAGCGTGCAATGCTGTACTTGTTCCGGGAACCGAACATCAACTCGACGGCGATCCTGCGGGCCGATATCTTGAGCGAGAGGGATTATGGTGAGGAGGGCGGATCTGAAGTGAGGGAAGACCCCCCCGCGGAGGTCCCTGCGGTGCAGGACCCGGATGTCAAGTTGGTTAATGTAGATGATACAAAGCTCAAAGAGGTCAATGTTGCTCCAGAGTTGCAGTTCCGCAACAAGATTGAGATTGTGCGCAGGATTATACCGAGAAACCCGTACAAGGATGCGCTGATCAACCAGACTTGTTTGATTCTCAATAGCAGTGAACACCCAGGTTCTTCGCTGGTGGTATACACGCCGCACTTGTCCTCCAGCGAGCAGTGTCCCTTCTATATCCCGCACACGCTGGCGGTGGGGATTCTGCTGCACGAGGGAGTGCTGTCAGTGCATTACATACCGTTCGACACGGAGGCAGACCGGGTGCTGCTCAAGGACGAGGCCAACCGTGTGGTGCGTACGGCGTACAGGCTTCTGCAGACATCATTCAAGCACTCGAGGGGCGTGCAACAGGGGTAcgagaagaaagtgaacCACGACCAAGTCGTCGACAAAGTAAAGTTCCAGGACCGGTACACGAATCTAAAGAAACGCCACTCCAAATTTCTTGTAGAGAACTGGGTAGAGTCCACGGATCCGAAGAAACACGTCTTCGAAGATATTGGGATCGCTGCGTTCCTCATCGAGTTCTGGATTAGCACGTACGGCGATAACTTCAAAGATACAGTCCAGTTCAGGGACATCGGGTGCGGCAATGGTGTCCTAGTTTACATCCTGATCAGCGAGGGGATCAAGGGCCATGGCATCGACGCGAGACACCGGAAATCGTGGNAGATTTACCCACAGGAGGTGAAGAACTGTCTCAAGGAGAAAGTGATCGTGCCCTCCGTCTTGCTCAGACCACACCCTGAAGTACGGAAACGCATGCCACAGTTGCAGCACAACGGCGGCATGTTCCCCGTGAAGGTTGCGCACGAGGTAATCGCACCGGCGACGATTGTGTACTCGAGCGAGGACCTTCTAAGGTCCCCACAGGTCGACACCGCGGAGTACCCGGAGAACACATTCATCATCGGGAACCACTCGGACGAGATGACTTGCTGGATCCCGCTATTGGGGTTTCCCTTCGTCGTGATCCCCTGCTGCTCGCACAACCTGGCGGGTGAAAGGGTGCGCTACTACAACAAGTCGAAGCGGGACATGGCAAAAGTCAAGAACAGCACGTACGCGGGGCTCGTCGCTCACGTGGAGGAACTGGCCAAGAGTGTTGGCTGGGACGTGCAGAAGGAGATGCTCCGCATTCCGAGTACGAGAAACACGGCGCTCATCGGTGTCCACAACGAGAAGGCAAGCCAGTTCCCGACAAGGGAGGTCTACGATGTGTTGCTCCAGGAGGGGGGCGCAAACGGCTGGATCCAGAACACAATGGCATTGATGAAGAGGGTACCGAGGTCGCACTAG
- the SUV3 gene encoding ATP-dependent RNA helicase SUV3 (similar to Saccharomyces cerevisiae SUV3 (YPL029W); ancestral locus Anc_8.480): protein MRLALWRPLTGAVRVGRVHINIAHSSRFYAKVTAEKSKVASRAHLPRSKESPSVLLLDENTWRMSVSVPRDRLSAACLQWEDLLISSMRRLHSRHLQSRSSRDYNYKRIAWEQLQRALVQQIQGYRGPSSRQSASLSQLIQPSGTTNLLEQLVTYTKAIPDETWRKILQLQDEHPISAQLKWDYIIEKNFDLVLRQEVIPAHVGLPKTDDITSIDISNPTKWFPEARKMRRHIVMHLGPTNSGKTYRALKQLQQVEKGYYGGPLRLLAREVYDRFKSQGIRCNLLTGEEIVDDLDQMGNRAGLTSGTIEMIPLNRDFDVVVLDEIQMMADEERGWAWTNALLGVRGKEVHVCGEPSTLELIRKVCQLXXXXXXNKYERLGDLTVESQPILGQMSKLRKGDCLVAFSKKKILDLKLKIERETGFSVAVIYGSLPPETRVQQADLFNSGKYDILVASDAIGMGLNLSIDRVIFTTDKKFNGSEMIPLTNSNIRQIGGRAGRFKEQSSTGGNSRSQGHITGWTHAVLKSVREGIESPVEPLQNAIIWPTDEICTQLMVRYPPNTKLGYLLEQFAARLAKSRDQVFKLSDLGDKLATIALFEHIPDISFPDKLRLSTAPVKRLLPLVKAAFIQFCETIAQRRTRGLLSYDFPFHLLDYKGITDEDATLEQYEALYHTITLYFWLANRYTQYFVDTESARDLKYFCELIVFEKLDRLKRSPYLQGIPRPVRTHQRTHQRRQAHSRA, encoded by the coding sequence ATGAGACTCGCATTATGGAGACCGTTGACGGGTGCTGTTCGAGTGGGTCGTGTACATATCAATATCGCCCACTCGAGCAGATTCTACGCTAAGGTTACCGCAGAGAAGAGCAAAGTTGCATCCAGAGCACATCTCCCGCGGTCGAAAGAGAGCCCCTCGGTACTGCTGCTTGACGAAAATACATGGCGAATGTCAGTATCGGTCCCACGGGATCGATTGTCCGCTGCTTGTTTGCAATGGGAGGATCTGCTGATAAGTTCGATGCGAAGGCTTCACTCGCGTCACTTGCAGTCCAGGTCCAGTAGGGACTACAATTACAAGCGGATTGCTTGGGAACAACTACAACGTGCCCTTGTGCAACAGATACAAGGGTACAGGGGGCCTTCGTCACGGCAGAGCGCTTCTCTGTCGCAATTGATCCAACCATCAGGCACGACGAACTTGCTCGAACAACTTGTGACGTACACAAAAGCCATACCGGATGAAACATGGCGAAAGATCCTACAATTGCAAGATGAACACCCCATCAGTGCCCAGTTGAAATGGGACTATATCATTGAGAAGAATTTCGATTTGGTTTTGAGACAGGAAGTGATTCCAGCACATGTGGGTCTTCCCAAGACGGACGACATAACGAGCATCGATATCTCGAACCCTACAAAATGGTTCCCTGAGGCGAGAAAGATGCGGAGGCATATTGTGATGCATTTGGGCCCCACTAACTCCGGGAAGACTTACAGGGCGTTGAAACAACTCCAGCAAGTGGAGAAGGGTTACTACGGCGGGCCGCTGCGACTGTTGGCCCGAGAGGTGTACGACCGGTTCAAATCCCAAGGTATCAGGTGCAACTTGCTTACTGGTGAGGAGATCGTCGATGACTTGGACCAGATGGGGAACAGGGCAGGTCTTACCTCGGGCACGATCGAGATGATACCGCTGAATCGGGACTTCGACGTGGTCGTACTCGACGAGATCCAGATGATGGCCGATGAGGAGCGTGGGTGGGCGTGGACCAACGCGCTGCTTGGTGTCCGGGGCAAAGAGGTGCACGTCTGTGGCGAACCGAGCACTCTAGAGCTTATCCGGAAAGTGTGTCAGCTCNNNNNNNNNNNNNNNNNNAACAAGTACGAGCGGCTTGGGGACTTGACCGTCGAGAGCCAGCCGATACTGGGTCAAATGAGTAAGTTGAGAAAGGGGGACTGTCTAGTTGctttctcgaagaagaagatcttggacttgaagttgaagattGAGCGGGAGACCGGGTTCAGCGTTGCTGTTATTTACGGGTCGCTCCCCCCAGAGACTCGTGTGCAGCAGGCGGACCTGTTTAACAGTGGCAAGTACGATATTTTGGTTGCCTCAGATGCGATTGGGATGGGGTTGAACCTGTCGATCGATAGGGTGATCTTCACGACggacaagaagttcaacgGTTCCGAGATGATTCCGTTGACGAATTCGAACATCAGGCAGATAGGTGGGCGTGCTGGGAGATTCAAAGAGCAGAGCTCCACTGGCGGGAATTCGAGGTCGCAAGGTCACATTACTGGGTGGACGCACGCTGTTTTGAAGTCCGTTCGCGAGGGCATTGAGTCCCCCGTGGAGCCCCTGCAGAACGCCATCATATGGCCGACAGATGAGATATGCACGCAACTGATGGTGCGCTACCCGCCGAACACGAAACTGGGCTACCTGCTGGAACAGTTTGCCGCGCGTCTGGCGAAATCGCGAGACCAAGTGTTCAAGTTGTCGGATTTGGGGGACAAACTGGCAACGATCGCGCTGTTCGAGCACATTCCGGACATATCCTTCCCAGATAAGCTGCGCCTGAGTACTGCCCCTGTGAAAAGACTGCTCCCATTGGTGAAGGCTGCTTTCATCCAGTTCTGCGAGACGATCGCGCAGCGCAGAACCCGCGGGCTTCTCTCGTACGACTTCCCGTTCCATCTACTGGACTACAAGGGGATCACAGACGAGGACGCCACATTGGAGCAGTACGAAGCGCTCTACCACACGATCACACTCTACTTCTGGCTGGCCAACCGCTACACGCAGTACTTCGTCGACACGGAGTCCGCTCGGGACCTCAAATACTTCTGCGAACTGATCGTCTTCGAGAAACTCGACCGGCTCAAGAGGAGCCCGTACCTACAGGGCATCCCAAGACCGGTACGCACTCACCAGCGCACTCACCAGCGCCGCCAAGCGCACTCCAGAGCGTGA
- the RMI1 gene encoding Rmi1p (similar to Saccharomyces cerevisiae RMI1 (YPL024W); ancestral locus Anc_8.475), which translates to MLVSFDNFRQDITADCSTCAASGDRELSAVRAWRNEPWVPTQGKRVVDRELLFQILLVENVSKPKQAQLDAIRAKLDPRNQRVDTLRGGSTPRRQAVVTQVDLDNDDVGRGAPALGTAAGANNNKSVFKFTLQDKSGAVFFGINRTPLLHHNSWILGAKLILKPGTIVNNDVFLFQKEQAVFLGGIDRVWNENNDLKMRDYLEYKLNRDNCSAAGNKKKRKFTSIQ; encoded by the coding sequence ATGCTCGTTTCGTTCGATAATTTTCGTCAGGACATTACGGCCGACTGTTCCACGTGCGCTGCCTCGGGCGACAGAGAACTGTCTGCAGTGAGAGCGTGGCGCAACGAGCCATGGGTGCCGACTCAGGGGAAACGCGTAGTCGACCGCGAGTTATTGTTCCAGATCTTACTTGTTGAGAACGTGTCGAAGCCGAAGCAGGCGCAGTTGGACGCGATAAGGGCGAAGCTGGACCCACGTAACCAGCGGGTGGACACGCTGCGCGGGGGCAGTACCCCGCGCAGGCAAGCAGTGGTGACGCAGGTCGACTTGGACAACGATGACGTGGGCAGGGGGGCCCCCGCCCTGGGTACTGCTGCAGGTGCTAATAACAATAAAAGTGTGTTCAAGTTCACCCTACAGGACAAGTCAGGTGCGGTGTTCTTCGGTATCAACCGCACGCCGCTACTCCACCACAATTCGTGGATTCTGGGCGCCAAGCTTATTTTGAAGCCGGGGACAATAGTCAACAATGACGTGTTCCTATTCCAAAAGGAACAAGCGGTGTTCCTCGGAGGTATCGATCGAGTCTGGAATGAGAACAATGACTTAAAGATGAGAGACTACTTGGAGTACAAATTAAACCGAGATAATTGTTCCGCTGCggggaacaagaagaagaggaagtttACCTCCATACAATAG